The following are encoded in a window of Fischerella sp. PCC 9605 genomic DNA:
- a CDS encoding pyridoxal phosphate-dependent aminotransferase, which translates to MKLAGRVSQVTPSMTLAIAAKAKAMKGEGIDICSFSAGEPDFDTPAHIKAAAQKALDEGKTKYGAAAGEPKLREAIAKKLKTENGLDYKAENVIVTNGGKHSLFNLMLAAIEPGDEVIIPAPYWLSYPEMVTLAGGISVIVPTTASTGYKITPEQLRQSITPKSKLFILNSPSNPTGMVYTPEEIKALAEIIVEADIFVVSDEIYEKILYDGAKHLTIGSLGDEIFARTIISNGFAKAYSMTGWRIGYLAGPVDAIKATTTIQSHSTSNICTFAQYGAIAALEDSQDCVEQMRQAFAKRRQVMLERLNAIPGLSCPKPDGAFYLFPDISKTGLKSLDFSDALLEEQQVAVIPGIAFGADDNIRLSYATDMATIEKGMDRLEKFVKSRI; encoded by the coding sequence TTAGCCATCGCAGCGAAAGCAAAGGCAATGAAGGGCGAAGGAATAGATATTTGTAGTTTCAGTGCTGGCGAACCAGACTTTGATACTCCAGCGCACATCAAAGCTGCTGCACAAAAAGCATTGGATGAAGGCAAAACTAAGTATGGTGCTGCTGCTGGTGAACCAAAGTTAAGAGAAGCGATCGCCAAGAAATTAAAAACCGAAAATGGTCTAGATTATAAAGCCGAAAATGTTATTGTCACCAATGGTGGTAAACATTCCCTGTTTAACTTAATGCTGGCAGCGATCGAACCTGGTGACGAGGTAATTATCCCTGCTCCCTATTGGTTAAGTTATCCGGAAATGGTAACGCTCGCTGGTGGTATTTCCGTAATTGTTCCTACAACTGCATCCACAGGGTATAAAATCACACCTGAGCAATTGCGACAGTCAATCACTCCCAAAAGCAAATTATTTATCCTCAACTCACCGTCTAACCCTACGGGTATGGTGTACACGCCAGAGGAAATTAAAGCCCTAGCAGAAATTATAGTTGAAGCAGATATCTTTGTCGTCTCCGATGAAATTTACGAAAAGATTCTCTACGACGGTGCAAAGCACCTCACCATTGGTTCGCTGGGAGACGAAATATTTGCCCGCACTATTATCAGCAACGGTTTTGCCAAAGCTTACTCAATGACAGGATGGCGGATTGGTTATTTGGCAGGGCCAGTTGACGCGATCAAAGCCACAACTACCATCCAAAGTCATAGTACCTCAAATATATGCACCTTTGCCCAATATGGGGCGATCGCAGCTTTGGAAGATTCCCAAGACTGTGTAGAACAAATGCGTCAAGCTTTCGCCAAACGCCGCCAGGTAATGCTGGAAAGACTCAACGCCATACCCGGATTGAGTTGTCCCAAACCAGACGGCGCATTTTATCTATTTCCTGATATCAGCAAAACTGGACTAAAATCTTTAGATTTTAGTGATGCTTTGCTAGAAGAACAGCAAGTGGCAGTAATTCCCGGTATTGCTTTTGGTGCTGATGACAACATTCGCCTTTCCTACGCTACCGATATGGCAACGATTGAAAAGGGAATGGATCGGTTAGAGAAGTTTGTCAAGTCCCGGATTTAG